In a single window of the Antedon mediterranea chromosome 1, ecAntMedi1.1, whole genome shotgun sequence genome:
- the LOC140048803 gene encoding uncharacterized protein, whose protein sequence is MCPLGNKSCNIGLELNDTCAKGYTGWLCAACSKGYYQLFNACHKCQEPVVTAIIFIGIMLVIVGVIYLVWGIQLRNTGQRQSKLDSFVVYLKIAINFYQVLGILSEVTEIHWPKNFEFAGTILEYFDVIKYISMLSPRCLLGSWNVYSSLHMAMATPLVIVIAMFTIYCMCNIWYNCHGVMTKRRIIDKCIVISMLLFYLTYANMCAHVMAVGPWSIRSFIVTEDGIVSKAVLTSDYSIDLDANNGSTYQTNKILVYVALIYIIGFPLTVVLMLYWKRYNQPVDNHDKGWMIDVNFFCGQYKNRYWFWESFELYNKALLALIANLRDDVSSSMSYSLFFTVILIVLHLYLQPMKEKSEQRFQLLTLVFIVVNLSIGAIVNLDQNFNEDAVIGLLHKITPVILIMLNVSIMLVVIVDFLKKLKTDCCRRERGVLLLRIDDDPEESHIEENNII, encoded by the exons ATGTGTCCACTAGGAAATAAGAGTTGTAACATTGGATTAGAATTAAATGACACTTGTGCCAAAGGGTACACTGGTTGGCTTTGTGCGGCATGTTCAAAAGGATACTATCAGTTATTTAACGCATGTCATAAATGTCAGGAGCCTGTTGTGACTGCAATCATATTTATTGGTATTATGTTGGTAATAGTTGGAGTCATTTACCTTGTTTGGGGAATTCAACTAAGGAATACAGGTCAGCGACAATCCAAACTTGATTCATTTGTGGTATATTTGAAAATTGCTATTAATTTCTATCAAGTTTTGGGTATATTATCAGAAGTAACCGAAATTCATTGGCCTAAAAACTTTGAGTTTGCTGGTACAATCCTTGAGTATTTTGACGTTATAAAATACATTAGTATGTTAAGCCCGAGATGCTTACTCGGATCTTGGAATGTATATTCTTCACTTCACATGGCTATGGCCACACCACTAGTCATAGTGATAGCTATGTTTACCATTTACTGTATGTGTAATATCTGGTACAACTGTCATGGAGTAATGACTAAGCGCAGGATTATTGACAAATGCATCGTTATATCAATGTTGCTTTTTTACCTTACGTATGCGAATATGTGTGCCCACGTCATGGCGGTGGGGCCATGGTCAATTCGTTCATTTATAGTTACAGAAGACGGTATAGTCAGTAAAGCAGTACTAACATCAGACTATTCGATTGATCTGGATGCAAATAATGGATCTACGTATCAAACTAACAAAATACTTGTTTACGTTGCGTTGATATACATCATTGGCTTTCCATTGACAGTAGTTCTTATGCTATACTGGAAACGTTATAATCAGCCTGTAGACAACCACGATAAAGGGTGGATGATTGATGTGAATTTTTTTTGTGGACAATACAAGAACAGATATTGGTTTTGGGAATCATTTGAATTGTATAATAAGGCTCTACTGGCACTCATTGCAAATCTGAGAGACGACGTGTCCTCAAGCATGTCATACTCTCTGTTTTTTACTGTCATCTTGATTGTATTGCATTTGTACCTTCAACCAATGAAAGAGAAGTCAGAGCAGAGATTCCAATTATTGACACTTGTTTTTATCGTTGTCAATCTATCCATTGGGGCAATCGTAAATCTAGATCAGAATTTTAATGAAGATGCCGTCATTGGTTTGCTTCACAAGATCACCCCTGTCATTCTAATTATGTTGAATGTGTCTATCATGCTGGTCGTAATTG ttgattttttaaagaaacttaAAACAGACTGCTGTCGCCGAGAGAGGGGTGTACTGCTTCTTCGAATTGATGATGACCCGGAGGAATCACATATTGaggaaaataatattatatag